A genomic stretch from Antarcticibacterium flavum includes:
- a CDS encoding glycosyltransferase family 2 protein: MYPIIKVIIPAYNEGASIGKVVADVPSLVSEIIVVSNNSTDNTEGVAAAAGATVLVEERKGYGYACLKGMDHIAGNEEKPDVIVFLDGDYSDYPEELEKIISPILHKDMDLVIGARVKELREVGSMTSTQIFGNWLATSLMRIMFGARFTDLGPFRAIKYDKLLELDMQDKTYGWTVEMQLKALRKNLDYMEVPVNYRNRIGVSKVSGTLKGATMAGVKILGWIFKYSFK; this comes from the coding sequence ATGTATCCAATTATAAAAGTTATTATTCCTGCTTACAATGAAGGAGCTTCGATTGGAAAAGTTGTTGCAGACGTGCCTTCGTTAGTTTCAGAAATAATTGTGGTAAGCAACAATTCTACAGACAATACAGAGGGGGTTGCAGCCGCTGCAGGAGCTACAGTGCTGGTGGAAGAAAGAAAAGGTTATGGTTATGCCTGTCTCAAGGGGATGGATCATATTGCCGGAAATGAGGAAAAACCAGATGTTATTGTTTTTCTGGATGGGGACTACAGCGATTATCCTGAAGAATTGGAGAAAATAATTTCTCCAATTTTACACAAGGATATGGACCTGGTTATTGGAGCCAGAGTGAAAGAACTAAGGGAAGTGGGCTCAATGACCTCCACCCAGATCTTTGGTAACTGGCTGGCAACTTCCTTAATGAGAATCATGTTTGGTGCAAGATTTACAGATCTTGGCCCTTTTAGAGCTATAAAGTATGACAAACTCCTGGAGTTAGACATGCAGGATAAAACCTATGGCTGGACAGTGGAAATGCAATTGAAAGCTTTACGGAAAAATCTTGACTACATGGAGGTACCGGTCAATTACCGGAACAGGATTGGAGTTTCCAAAGTTTCCGGAACATTAAAAGGAGCTACTATGGCGGGAGTAAAAATACTTGGCTGGATTTTTAAATACAGTTTTAAATAA
- a CDS encoding M13 family metallopeptidase, with the protein MKRLTKVMFLSAIGAAVLSGCNNDDRKANAEQEPRGINLAYMDTTVSPRNDFFRYVNGVWVDSTEIPDEYTTWGSFHELRKNTDAQALALLEKASTNKDLDASSDQAKAVFLYQSIMDTVSRNEKGIEPLKPYLDKVKAIENKEDLQNFLTEMQQYGGAGFFAFSVRADAKDSNSNAAYLYPSGLGLPDRDFYVVDDSSSKEIREKYKSHITRMLQYLGESGEEAAAKAETILEFETSLAEPQLDKVERRDARNTYNPMQVSQLQNQVSAIDWNKYFEEIGASNIDTVIVSQPKYMEALQKTFSTNKVEDWKTYLTWTIFNNSTGTLSTEIERANWEFYSQTLQGAKEQRPLKERALATVNGTLGEALGKLYVEENFPPEAKEKAQEMISNIIKAFEVRINNLTWMSDSTKVKAIEKLGTTTIKVGYPDEWKDYSDLEIAGPDDEEGSFFQNMMNARKWNVKETMAKLGEPVDKTEWFMPPQTVNAYYNPSYNEIVFPAAILQPPFYDYRADAAVNYGGIGAVIGHEISHGFDDSGSRFDAEGNLNNWWTEEDLKQFENLGGALAAQYDAIEVLDSVYINGKFTLGENIGDLGGVNAAYDGLQIHLAENGNPGKIDGFTPEQRFFLSWATVWRTKMRDEALRNLIKTDPHSPGMYRAYVPLQNIEAFYEAFDIQEGDDMYVAPEDRVLIW; encoded by the coding sequence ATGAAAAGATTAACCAAAGTAATGTTCCTTTCAGCTATTGGGGCAGCCGTATTGAGCGGCTGTAACAATGATGACAGGAAAGCGAATGCAGAGCAGGAACCACGAGGGATCAACCTGGCTTATATGGATACAACCGTAAGCCCAAGAAACGATTTCTTTAGGTATGTAAACGGGGTATGGGTAGATTCCACAGAGATCCCGGACGAGTATACCACCTGGGGGAGCTTCCACGAATTAAGAAAGAATACAGATGCCCAGGCTTTGGCCCTGCTGGAGAAAGCATCCACTAATAAAGATCTGGATGCCTCAAGTGACCAGGCTAAAGCAGTTTTTCTATACCAAAGCATTATGGATACGGTATCCAGGAATGAGAAAGGTATAGAGCCACTAAAGCCTTACCTGGACAAGGTAAAGGCAATTGAAAACAAAGAAGACCTGCAGAATTTCCTTACAGAAATGCAGCAATATGGCGGGGCAGGTTTCTTTGCATTTAGCGTGCGTGCAGATGCCAAGGACAGCAATTCAAACGCGGCATACCTGTATCCTTCAGGTCTTGGACTGCCAGACAGGGATTTCTATGTAGTAGATGATTCCAGTTCAAAAGAAATTCGGGAAAAATATAAATCCCATATCACCAGGATGCTCCAGTACCTTGGGGAGTCAGGGGAAGAAGCCGCTGCAAAGGCAGAGACCATTCTTGAATTTGAAACCAGCCTGGCAGAGCCTCAGCTTGATAAAGTAGAGCGCAGAGATGCAAGAAATACATACAACCCTATGCAGGTTTCTCAACTTCAAAATCAGGTATCAGCTATAGACTGGAACAAATATTTTGAGGAAATAGGAGCTTCCAATATTGACACAGTTATTGTTTCGCAGCCAAAATACATGGAGGCATTACAAAAAACTTTTAGCACCAATAAGGTAGAGGACTGGAAAACATATTTAACCTGGACCATCTTCAATAATTCTACCGGAACCTTATCTACTGAAATTGAAAGGGCAAACTGGGAATTTTATAGCCAGACCCTCCAGGGAGCAAAAGAACAGCGACCACTTAAAGAACGTGCACTTGCAACTGTAAATGGAACTTTAGGCGAAGCTTTGGGTAAATTATATGTAGAGGAAAATTTCCCACCAGAGGCTAAGGAGAAAGCACAGGAAATGATCTCCAATATCATTAAAGCCTTTGAGGTAAGGATCAATAACCTCACCTGGATGAGCGACAGTACAAAGGTAAAGGCCATAGAAAAGCTGGGGACCACCACCATAAAAGTTGGATATCCAGATGAATGGAAAGACTACAGCGACCTTGAGATCGCAGGGCCAGATGATGAAGAAGGTTCATTCTTCCAAAATATGATGAATGCCAGAAAATGGAACGTTAAGGAAACTATGGCAAAACTGGGAGAACCTGTAGACAAAACCGAATGGTTCATGCCTCCACAAACCGTAAACGCATACTACAACCCAAGTTATAACGAGATCGTATTCCCTGCAGCCATCCTGCAACCACCTTTTTACGATTATCGCGCAGACGCAGCGGTTAATTACGGCGGGATTGGAGCCGTTATAGGCCACGAAATATCCCATGGATTTGATGACAGCGGGTCCAGATTTGATGCTGAAGGAAACCTCAACAACTGGTGGACAGAGGAAGACTTAAAGCAATTTGAAAATCTAGGTGGCGCCCTGGCAGCACAGTATGATGCTATCGAAGTTCTTGACAGTGTTTATATCAATGGAAAATTCACCCTCGGTGAAAACATTGGGGACCTTGGAGGTGTTAATGCTGCCTATGATGGCCTGCAAATCCATCTTGCTGAAAACGGGAATCCAGGTAAAATTGACGGGTTCACTCCTGAGCAACGGTTCTTCCTTTCCTGGGCAACTGTATGGCGTACCAAAATGCGTGATGAGGCGCTAAGAAATCTTATAAAAACAGATCCACACTCTCCCGGTATGTACCGCGCGTACGTGCCTTTACAAAATATTGAAGCCTTCTATGAAGCCTTTGATATTCAGGAAGGTGATGATATGTATGTAGCACCAGAGGACCGGGTGCTTATCTGGTAA
- a CDS encoding nuclear transport factor 2 family protein, whose protein sequence is MKTIRVLLLLLTITGCEFKAQTNIETIDPESAKDSINLLLNDWHAAAGQANYEGYFNLMAGDGVFIGTDATENWQNEEFRSFAKPYFDRGTAWSFSALERNIYFSAEGDIAWFDELLDTQMGICRGSGVLENTAEGWKIKHYVLSIAIPNENVEEVTELKRDFDRALIEDLRQ, encoded by the coding sequence ATGAAAACAATTCGAGTACTTCTTCTACTATTAACGATTACAGGCTGCGAATTTAAAGCTCAAACAAACATTGAGACAATTGATCCTGAAAGCGCTAAGGATTCTATCAACCTGCTGCTAAACGACTGGCACGCCGCAGCCGGCCAGGCCAATTATGAGGGATATTTTAATCTTATGGCAGGGGATGGCGTTTTCATTGGCACCGATGCAACTGAGAACTGGCAAAACGAGGAATTCCGGTCATTTGCAAAACCATATTTTGACAGGGGAACAGCCTGGAGTTTCAGTGCACTTGAAAGGAATATTTATTTTTCTGCGGAAGGGGATATCGCCTGGTTTGATGAACTTCTAGATACCCAAATGGGAATATGCAGGGGCTCCGGAGTTCTGGAAAATACTGCTGAAGGATGGAAGATCAAGCATTACGTCCTTTCTATAGCCATTCCAAATGAAAATGTTGAAGAAGTAACTGAACTGAAGAGAGACTTTGACCGGGCTCTTATAGAAGACCTCAGGCAATAA
- a CDS encoding NAD-dependent epimerase/dehydratase family protein encodes MSSRKILIIGAAGQIGSELSLALREKYGKENVITSDIKAGGEELMGSGPFEIANAIDRERIEELIEQHEITDVYLMAALLSATAERLPMKAWELNMESLFIILELAREKKIQKVFWPSSIAVFGPTTPKNDTPQTTIMEPTTVYGISKQTGERWCEWYFRKHGVDVRSIRYPGIISYKTLPGGGTTDYAVEIFHEAIKTSGYTSFLSEDTSLPMMFMDDAIKATIDIMEAPAEKIKVRSSYNLSAMSFTPAELATEIKKHIAEFEISYDPDFRQEIANSWPGSIDDSAARNDWNWKHDYNLEKLTTAMLEGLKSMA; translated from the coding sequence ATGAGTTCCAGGAAAATTTTAATTATTGGTGCTGCCGGACAAATAGGAAGTGAGCTAAGCTTGGCATTAAGGGAGAAATATGGAAAGGAGAATGTGATCACCAGCGATATCAAGGCAGGTGGTGAAGAACTTATGGGATCTGGCCCGTTTGAGATTGCAAATGCCATAGACAGGGAGCGTATCGAAGAACTTATTGAACAACACGAGATCACAGATGTCTACCTTATGGCCGCTTTGCTAAGTGCAACAGCAGAGAGGTTACCAATGAAGGCCTGGGAACTCAATATGGAATCCCTTTTTATCATCCTGGAACTGGCCAGGGAAAAGAAAATTCAAAAAGTATTCTGGCCTTCAAGTATAGCTGTCTTTGGGCCAACTACTCCTAAGAATGATACCCCGCAAACAACCATTATGGAGCCCACAACTGTATACGGCATCTCTAAGCAAACGGGGGAACGCTGGTGTGAATGGTACTTCAGGAAACATGGAGTTGATGTGAGAAGCATACGATACCCTGGTATCATAAGTTATAAAACCCTGCCCGGCGGTGGTACGACAGATTATGCTGTGGAGATATTTCATGAAGCTATTAAAACCTCAGGATATACATCATTTTTAAGTGAAGATACAAGCCTTCCCATGATGTTTATGGACGACGCAATAAAGGCAACAATTGATATCATGGAGGCCCCGGCAGAGAAAATAAAAGTGAGGTCCTCCTACAACCTCTCAGCAATGAGCTTTACGCCGGCCGAACTCGCTACAGAAATCAAGAAACATATTGCAGAATTCGAGATATCCTATGATCCCGATTTCAGGCAGGAGATCGCCAATTCCTGGCCGGGTAGTATAGATGACAGCGCTGCAAGAAATGACTGGAACTGGAAACACGATTATAACCTTGAAAAACTTACCACGGCAATGCTGGAGGGGTTAAAAAGTATGGCCTAA
- a CDS encoding cold-shock protein, translating into MEGTVKFFNESKGYGFITNDETGRDIFVHVTGLNGETLNEGDKVEYVEEEGRKGLTAAQVRVIND; encoded by the coding sequence ATGGAAGGTACAGTTAAATTTTTCAATGAGTCTAAAGGTTATGGATTCATTACAAACGACGAAACAGGAAGAGACATTTTCGTTCACGTTACAGGTCTTAATGGTGAGACTTTGAACGAAGGTGACAAAGTTGAGTACGTTGAAGAAGAAGGAAGAAAAGGATTAACCGCAGCACAAGTGCGTGTGATCAACGATTAA
- the aspS gene encoding aspartate--tRNA ligase, producing the protein MYRSHNCGELRASHIGKEITLAGWVQKIRNKGFMIWVDLRDRYGVTQLIFDEERTPAAMMKEAAELGREFVIQVKGKVIERESKNPQMPTGDVEILVSEFTLLNPSLTPPFTIENETDGGEELRMKYRYLDIRRNPVKESLLFRHKVGMEVRNYLSAEGFVEVETPYLIKSTPEGARDFVVPSRMNEGQFYALPQSPQTFKQLLMVGGMDKYFQIVKCFRDEDLRADRQPEFTQIDCEMAFVEQEDILNTFEGLTRHLLKQIKGVDLEDFPRMTYDDAMQKYGNDKPDIRFGMEFAELTTQVKDKGFNVFDQQELIVGIAVPGAASYTRKEIDKLIDWVKRPQIGANGLVWAKYNEDGTVKSSVDKFYSAEDLLGWAQTTGAKPGDLILVMAGDTQKTRTQLSALRMYLATELGLRDPNIFAPLWVVDFPLLEWDEETERYHAMHHPFTSPKPEDIKLLATEPGKVRANAYDLVLNGNEIGGGSIRIHDKATQAMMFDYLGFTQEEAKEQFGFLMNAFEYGAPPHGGIAFGFDRLVAILGGQETIRDYIAFPKNNNGRDVMIDAPAKLDEAQLKELHLQVKIEKPVKQ; encoded by the coding sequence ATGTACAGAAGTCATAACTGTGGAGAGCTAAGAGCATCTCATATAGGAAAAGAGATCACTCTTGCCGGGTGGGTGCAAAAAATACGTAACAAGGGATTTATGATTTGGGTAGACCTGCGGGACAGGTATGGCGTTACCCAGCTTATTTTTGATGAAGAGCGCACGCCGGCTGCAATGATGAAAGAAGCGGCAGAGCTGGGCAGGGAATTTGTCATTCAGGTTAAAGGAAAGGTGATAGAGAGGGAATCTAAAAATCCGCAAATGCCAACGGGCGATGTGGAGATCCTGGTTTCAGAATTTACCCTGCTGAACCCCTCACTAACTCCCCCATTTACTATAGAAAATGAGACTGATGGAGGCGAGGAATTAAGAATGAAATACCGTTACCTGGACATTCGAAGAAACCCTGTAAAGGAAAGTCTTCTGTTTCGCCATAAAGTAGGAATGGAAGTTAGGAATTATCTTTCTGCTGAAGGTTTTGTCGAAGTGGAGACTCCTTATCTTATTAAGTCCACTCCAGAGGGTGCAAGGGATTTCGTGGTTCCAAGCAGGATGAATGAAGGGCAATTCTATGCACTTCCACAGTCGCCTCAAACTTTTAAGCAGCTTCTTATGGTAGGAGGAATGGATAAATATTTCCAAATCGTAAAATGTTTTCGTGATGAAGACCTGCGTGCAGACCGGCAGCCGGAATTCACCCAGATAGACTGTGAAATGGCTTTTGTGGAACAGGAAGACATCCTGAATACCTTTGAAGGATTGACCAGGCACCTCCTTAAGCAAATTAAAGGAGTGGACTTGGAAGATTTCCCACGAATGACCTATGATGATGCCATGCAAAAATATGGTAATGATAAACCAGACATTCGGTTTGGGATGGAGTTTGCAGAGCTTACCACCCAGGTGAAGGATAAAGGATTTAATGTTTTTGACCAGCAGGAACTTATCGTAGGTATTGCTGTACCCGGTGCTGCCTCATATACCCGCAAGGAAATAGATAAATTGATAGATTGGGTAAAACGCCCGCAGATTGGCGCAAACGGACTTGTTTGGGCAAAATATAATGAAGATGGAACTGTAAAATCATCTGTAGATAAATTCTATTCAGCTGAAGATCTTCTTGGATGGGCGCAAACCACAGGTGCAAAACCCGGTGACCTCATCCTGGTCATGGCAGGAGATACCCAAAAGACAAGGACACAGTTAAGTGCCTTAAGAATGTATTTGGCAACTGAATTGGGCTTAAGAGACCCAAATATTTTTGCTCCCCTTTGGGTAGTAGATTTCCCGCTACTGGAATGGGATGAGGAAACAGAACGCTATCACGCGATGCACCACCCCTTTACTTCTCCAAAACCTGAAGATATAAAACTACTGGCTACAGAACCGGGTAAAGTACGGGCCAATGCCTATGACCTGGTGCTCAACGGAAATGAAATTGGAGGTGGGTCCATAAGGATACACGACAAGGCAACCCAGGCTATGATGTTTGATTATCTTGGTTTCACCCAGGAGGAAGCAAAAGAACAATTTGGATTCCTAATGAATGCTTTTGAGTATGGCGCTCCTCCACACGGTGGGATCGCTTTTGGTTTCGACAGGCTGGTGGCTATTCTTGGAGGGCAGGAAACAATAAGGGATTATATTGCTTTTCCAAAAAACAACAATGGCCGGGATGTCATGATTGATGCCCCTGCAAAACTTGATGAAGCCCAACTTAAGGAATTACATTTACAGGTTAAGATTGAAAAGCCTGTGAAGCAATAA
- a CDS encoding toxin-antitoxin system YwqK family antitoxin: MKIFRCLLVFAVFAFFTNSNAQEKPPVFEEHGELIKGTFYYEDGSVRQEGTYKDGKLHGKWISYGQDGKKNALAEYAEGQKTGKWFFWSNGDVLNEVDYSENRIAEVKVYKNTGERLTVN, translated from the coding sequence ATGAAGATATTTAGATGTTTACTTGTATTCGCAGTATTTGCATTTTTTACAAATTCAAATGCCCAGGAAAAACCACCGGTTTTTGAGGAACATGGAGAATTAATTAAAGGAACTTTTTATTATGAAGATGGAAGTGTTAGACAGGAAGGTACGTACAAGGACGGAAAGCTCCACGGGAAATGGATTTCTTATGGACAGGACGGTAAAAAGAATGCCCTTGCGGAATATGCCGAAGGACAAAAGACCGGGAAGTGGTTTTTTTGGTCTAATGGCGATGTTTTAAATGAGGTAGATTACAGTGAAAACAGGATTGCTGAAGTAAAGGTTTATAAGAATACCGGAGAGCGATTAACGGTAAATTAA
- a CDS encoding leucine-rich repeat domain-containing protein, with protein MRNYYIFVFLFFLIIPIKAQEKSFLDLYAQYLSFYGAEKLYDTNIQEIKGNENRILKYDSKTFKLYKDSINTHAIQRVSIEFTENMDLQEVFNDLAIFPNLFYLKLENIKFFGDPIQVDFPKDLSGISGVNFINFYGRFSWDFNGIFDQLRELENLRYLALINFGEDEEIAANIGLLSSLEGLSLSGRYGAGIPNSVSELKNLKSLALSADLFPDFHDQVQKFKNNPQLKEIYLNSFKLEEEDYPVFKEFTSIERLELRNVEINDLDEFLGNTSGNRNLKHLVVFGTKTSNFSTGLNSFEKLEYLRLERVGEDIEVPQQVYNLNNLEKLIISDNETFQSLDIAIKNLNNLKELSIYFTSLKQIPAEIGELVNLEELNLKRNKIEKLPDEISSLTSLTKFYINHNHLGMLPAEIGNLKNLQELHLHRNLLKYLPASFSNLKALELVHLEENDLKKLPEDFGKLSSLEILDLSKNLLQELPKSFGNLSRLRTVRLDNNDLKELPKNIGQLTNLERISFNNHYNDFISSYDLETREIVKDTTRIERKHNRIKYLPVGFSQLEHLKFIRLENNPIDGRAFFNILKDLKSKEYYVDLKNCGIDDLPATGWDNILVESLSLSNNQISVLPSNIMNAPYLRTLDLSNNPIGELSRYYSRKEQLIIAFYEAGFIDRSDLPANEGIAEALLNIGYNKKDRSKRLEFFEHAFEVDAQFTDSRIRASDYAETLANAGNFEKAIKYYDRAIERDTARGPYVLNFIHPNFRNRAKAHLAVGDTLAAIKGLAYVSQRFNSGDWAEAALLARAIEEDSLAADYFSEGEKFYKKYIQHNLEAGQVDFGYQLSLLELYIIKEDLPAAQDYLDYLKKEQIQQKDKQLLLRYLEQVLKILQDKAKESELQSFRHEVQITETQISSWSFELIYSWLDLNNMEKIKINRIKELTKAMENKK; from the coding sequence ATGCGAAATTATTACATATTCGTTTTTTTATTCTTTCTCATCATACCTATAAAAGCGCAGGAGAAAAGCTTTCTAGACCTTTATGCTCAATATCTTAGTTTTTATGGTGCCGAAAAATTATACGATACTAATATTCAGGAGATAAAAGGGAATGAAAATAGAATTCTTAAGTATGATTCGAAGACTTTTAAACTATACAAAGATTCAATAAATACCCATGCAATCCAACGGGTTTCTATTGAATTTACTGAGAATATGGATCTTCAGGAAGTGTTTAATGACCTGGCAATCTTTCCCAATTTATTCTATTTGAAGCTGGAAAATATAAAGTTTTTTGGTGATCCCATTCAAGTCGATTTCCCGAAAGACCTTAGTGGAATAAGTGGGGTTAATTTTATCAATTTCTATGGCAGGTTTAGCTGGGATTTCAATGGTATTTTCGATCAATTACGGGAATTGGAGAATCTGAGATATCTTGCACTAATTAATTTTGGAGAGGATGAAGAGATAGCTGCAAATATAGGTTTGTTGTCTTCTTTGGAAGGTTTATCACTATCTGGAAGATATGGAGCCGGAATTCCAAACTCGGTCTCAGAGCTTAAAAACCTAAAAAGCCTGGCTCTTTCAGCCGACCTATTTCCTGATTTCCATGATCAGGTGCAGAAATTTAAAAACAATCCTCAACTTAAAGAGATCTACCTTAATAGTTTCAAATTAGAGGAAGAGGATTATCCTGTTTTTAAAGAATTTACCTCGATTGAAAGACTTGAACTTCGCAATGTGGAAATTAACGATCTGGATGAGTTTCTTGGAAATACATCTGGAAACAGGAATTTAAAACATCTGGTAGTTTTTGGAACTAAAACTTCCAATTTCTCCACCGGCCTTAATTCTTTCGAAAAATTGGAATATTTGCGTTTAGAACGTGTTGGGGAAGATATTGAGGTGCCGCAGCAGGTCTATAACTTAAATAATCTTGAAAAATTAATAATCTCAGATAATGAAACTTTTCAAAGTTTGGATATAGCAATTAAGAACTTAAATAATCTCAAAGAACTTTCAATTTACTTTACCAGCTTAAAGCAAATACCAGCGGAAATTGGAGAGCTAGTCAATCTTGAGGAGTTGAATTTAAAAAGAAATAAGATTGAAAAACTTCCGGATGAAATATCATCTTTAACTTCTCTCACAAAGTTTTACATAAACCATAATCATTTGGGTATGTTGCCAGCTGAAATTGGTAACTTAAAAAACCTGCAGGAGCTTCATCTTCATAGGAACCTGTTAAAGTATTTACCTGCTAGTTTTTCAAATTTAAAAGCTTTGGAACTAGTGCATTTGGAGGAAAATGATCTAAAAAAATTACCGGAGGACTTTGGTAAACTTAGTTCATTAGAAATCTTAGATCTTTCAAAGAACTTGTTACAGGAGTTGCCCAAATCTTTTGGTAATTTATCAAGATTAAGAACAGTTCGCCTGGACAATAACGATTTAAAAGAATTACCCAAAAACATAGGCCAATTAACGAACCTTGAAAGAATTTCCTTTAATAATCATTATAATGATTTTATAAGTAGTTATGATCTTGAAACGAGAGAAATTGTAAAAGACACCACCCGCATCGAGAGAAAACATAATAGAATAAAATATCTCCCCGTAGGTTTTTCACAGTTAGAACATTTGAAATTTATAAGACTGGAAAATAATCCTATAGATGGGAGGGCTTTCTTTAATATTCTGAAAGATCTAAAGTCAAAAGAATATTATGTGGACCTCAAAAATTGTGGGATTGATGACCTTCCAGCAACAGGGTGGGATAATATTCTTGTAGAGTCTCTTTCCCTGAGTAATAATCAAATTAGTGTTCTACCCAGTAATATAATGAATGCTCCATATCTAAGGACTTTAGACCTGTCAAATAATCCTATTGGAGAATTATCCAGATATTATTCCAGGAAAGAGCAATTGATCATTGCATTCTATGAAGCCGGATTTATTGACAGGAGTGACTTACCGGCCAATGAAGGTATTGCAGAAGCCTTATTGAATATTGGTTATAATAAGAAGGACCGGAGTAAACGGTTAGAGTTTTTTGAGCACGCCTTTGAAGTTGATGCTCAATTTACAGATTCCAGAATACGTGCAAGTGATTATGCCGAAACTTTAGCCAATGCTGGGAATTTTGAAAAGGCCATTAAATATTACGATAGGGCCATTGAACGAGATACCGCCCGTGGCCCTTATGTATTAAATTTTATACATCCGAACTTTCGGAACAGGGCAAAGGCGCACCTGGCCGTAGGTGATACCCTGGCGGCAATTAAAGGTCTCGCTTATGTATCCCAAAGGTTTAACTCTGGGGATTGGGCAGAGGCAGCGTTACTGGCAAGGGCAATAGAGGAAGATTCTTTGGCTGCAGATTATTTTTCAGAGGGAGAGAAATTTTATAAAAAATATATTCAACATAATCTTGAAGCAGGACAGGTAGATTTTGGATATCAATTAAGTCTTCTGGAGCTTTACATAATCAAGGAAGATCTTCCTGCAGCCCAGGATTATCTCGATTACCTTAAGAAAGAGCAAATTCAACAGAAGGATAAGCAACTCCTTTTAAGATATTTGGAACAGGTTTTAAAAATACTTCAGGATAAAGCGAAAGAATCTGAGCTGCAAAGTTTTAGACATGAGGTCCAGATAACTGAAACCCAAATTTCCTCATGGAGCTTTGAACTTATTTATAGCTGGCTGGACCTAAATAATATGGAAAAAATAAAAATCAACAGAATAAAGGAACTAACGAAAGCCATGGAGAATAAAAAATAG